A window from Citrus sinensis cultivar Valencia sweet orange chromosome 3, DVS_A1.0, whole genome shotgun sequence encodes these proteins:
- the LOC102629677 gene encoding uncharacterized protein LOC102629677 codes for MEGDSSSSSSSPVAVAAAAGAGGELFQEWELLQNTDSDVVNSENPVESQRSFEEIEGDYSEGMIRADYFSIDNEKRHVKTSLVVSEEGSVESDNPSWIDPGSETQYQRKNSGGFWSDSGSDRSDERKYGAFDGRNELGFVENLKNGVGFEGIGERGIGADNLMKFGDFDLRNELGFDESTKGQVDFEGIGVVQDQNKDLGSRFWSDSGGDGLVSMSFEGVGKESEVSFGDHVDKQDKSEACVEFEGGNGSMEENSNVAIEESRAGEKSAGDGERKRVAWWKVPFEVLKYCVLKVNPVWSFSMAAAVMGLVILGRRLYKMKQKSRNLQLKVTLDDKKVSQFRSRAARLNEAFSVVRRVPIVRPALPVPGANPWPVMSLR; via the exons atgGAAGGAGATTCGTCATCGTCGTCGTCATCGCCAGTAGCGGTCGCAGCAGCAGCAGGGGCTGGAGGTGAGCTCTTCCAAGAGTGGGAACTCCTTCAAAACACGGACTCGGACGTCGTTAACTCGGAGAACCCAGTTGAGAGTCAGAGGAGTTTTGAGGAAATTGAGGGGGATTACTCTGAAGGTATGATTAGGGCTGATTACTTTTCAATTGATAATGAAAAAAGGCATGTTAAGACTAGTCTTGTTGTGAGTGAAGAGGGTTCTGTTGAGTCTGATAATCCGAGTTGGATTGATCCTGGGTCCGAGACTCAGTACCAGAGAAAGAATTCGGGTGGTTTTTGGTCTGATTCGGGAAGTGATCGGTCTGATGAGCGTAAATATGGTGCTTTTGATGGGAGAAATGAATTGGgttttgttgaaaatttgaaaaatggagTGGGTTTTGAAGGAATTGGAGAAAGGGGGATTGGTGCTGataatttgatgaaatttggTGATTTTGATCTGAGAAATGAATTGGGTTTTGATGAAAGTACAAAAGGCCAAGTGGATTTCGAAGGAATTGGAGTAGTTCAAGACCAAAATAAGGATTTGGGAAGCAGGTTCTGGTCTGATTCTGGTGGTGATGGTTTGGTTTCAATGAGCTTTGAGGGTGTTGGGAAGGAGAGTGAGGTGAGTTTTGGAGATCATGTGGATAAGCAAGATAAATCTGAGGCTTGTGTTGAATTTGAGGGTGGAAATGGCTCGATGGAAGAGAATTCAAATGTTGCTATTGAAGAAAGCAGAGCTGGAGAGAAATCAGCTGGTGATGGGGAGAGGAAACGGGTGGCATGGTGGAAGGTTCCTTTCGAGGTCTTGAAATATTGTGTTTTGAAGGTTAATCCTGTTTGGTCATTCTCCATGGCAGCGGCTGTTATGGGATTGGTTATCTTGGGACGGAGGTTGTATAAGATGAAGCAGAAGAGCAGGAACTTGCAGCTGAAGGTTACTCTTGATGATAAG AAGGTGTCTCAGTTCAGGAGTCGTGCTGCTCGTCTAAATGAAGCGTTTTCAGTAGTAAGGCGAGTGCCAATAGTACGTCCTGCCCTCCCTGTGCCTGGAGCAAATCCGTGGCCTGTGATGAGCTTGAGGTAA